A single Antechinus flavipes isolate AdamAnt ecotype Samford, QLD, Australia chromosome 5, AdamAnt_v2, whole genome shotgun sequence DNA region contains:
- the TMEM209 gene encoding transmembrane protein 209 isoform X1 has product MHREQSPSASLIDRTIKMRKETEARKVVLAWGLLNVSMAGMIYTEMTGKLLSSYYNITYWPLWYIELALASLFSLNALFDFWRYFKYTVAPTSLVISPGQQTLLGLKTAVVQTTPPRELVANNIPPSTPSPPIQGQSVLSYSPSRSPSTSPKFTMTGYSPQLQGLSSSGSGSYSPGVTYSPSSSYNKVSGYSPSPSSSPYPTTIGPAESSGLRSRFRASPTVYNSPTGKEDYMTDLRTLDNFLRGEEEKQHRVQLGSTDSTSPSSSPTFWNYSRSMGDYAQTLKKFQYQLACRSQAPSANKDETDLGSKQAAEEVWARVTMNRQLLDHMDSWTAKFRNWINETILVPLVQEIDSVSTQMRRMGCPELQIGEASITSLKQAALVKAPLIPTLNTIVQYLDLTPNQEYLFERIKELSQGGCMSSFRWNRGGDFKARKWDTDLPTDSAIIMHVFCTYLDSRLPPHPKYPDGKTFTSQHFVQTPNKPDITNENVFCIYQSNINPPHYELIYQRHVYSLPKDRNNMFHTLLMFLYIIKTKESGMLGRVNLGLSGVNILWIFGK; this is encoded by the exons ATGCATAGAGAACAGAGTCCCTCTGCTTCCCTCATTGACAGAACCATCAAGATGAGAAAAGAGACCGAAGCTAGGAAAGTGGTTTTAGCTTGGGGACTCTTAAATGTTTCTATGGCCGGAATGATATATACAGAAAT gacTGGGAAATTACTAAGTTCATACTACAATATTACATATTGGCCCCTCTGGTATATTG AGCTTGCACTTGCATCTCTCTTCAGCCTGAATGCCTTATTTGATTTCTGGAGGTATTTCAAATACACTGTAGCACCTACAAGTCTGGTCATCAGTCCTGGACAGCAAACACTTTTAGGTTTGAAAACAGCTG TTGTGCAAACCACTCCTCCACGAGAATTGGTGGCAAACAATATCCCTCCTTCCACACCCTCTCCTCCAATACAGGGTCAAAGTGTGCTGAGTTATAGCCCATCTCGCTCTCCCAGTACAAGTCCCAAGTTTACTATGACAGGATATAGCCCTCAGCTTCAAGGTCTGTCATCAAGCGGCAGTGGTTCTTACAGCCCTGGAGTGACCTACTCGCCTAGCAGTAGTTATAATAAG GTGTCTGGTTATAGCCCTTCCCCCAGTTCTTCTCCATACCCTACTACCATTGGTCCAGCAGAGAGCTCTGGCCTGAGATCTCGGTTCCGTGCCTCACCGACTGTCTATAACTCTCCAACTGGCAAAGAAGACTATATGACAGATCTCAGAACCCTGGACAATTTTCTtcgaggggaagaagagaagcaacatAGGGTCCAGCTgg GGAGTACAGATTCTACCTCACCTTCTAGCAGTCCTACTTTCTGGAACTATAGTCGTTCCATGGGTGATTACGCACAGACGCTAAAGAAATTTCAATACCAGCTGGCTTGCAGGTCTCAGGCCCCAAGTGCTAACAAGGATGAAACAGACCTTGGTTCTAAACAGGCTGCAGAAGag GTGTGGGCAAGAGTGACTATGAATCGACAACTTCTTGATCATATGGATTCATGGACTGCCAAGTTTAGAAAT tgGATCAACGAGACAATATTAGTGCCACTTGTTCAGGAAATTGATTCTGTCAGTACACAAATGAGAAGAATGGGCTGCCCAGAGCTACAGATAGGAG aagccAGTATTACTAGCTTGAAACAAGCTGCCCTGGTCAAAGCCCCTCTCATTCCAACCTTGAATACTATAGTGCAATATCTAGACCTTACACCAAACCAGGAATACTTATTTGAAAGGATCAAag AACTCTCCCAAGGTGGTTGTATGAGCTCATTCCGATGGAATAGAGGCGGGGATTTCAAAGCACGAAAATGGGATACAGACCTGCCCACTGATTCTGCT ATTATTATGCATGTATTTTGCACTTACCTTGACTCTAGACTACCTCCACATCCTAAGTATCCTGATGGAAAAACTTTTACTTCTCAGCACTTTGTTCAAACACCAAATAAACCAG ATAttacaaatgaaaatgttttttgcaTCTACCAGAGCAATATTAATCCTCCCCATTATGAGCTAATTTATCAGCGTCATGTCTACAGTCTTCCAAag gaTAGGAATAACATGTTCCATACATTATTGATGTTCTTATACATCATAAAGACCAAAGAGTCAGGAATGCTTGG gaGGGTTAATCTCGGCCTCTCAGGAGTGAATATTTTGTGGATTTTTGGGAAATAG
- the TMEM209 gene encoding transmembrane protein 209 isoform X2, with protein sequence MECTKLALASLFSLNALFDFWRYFKYTVAPTSLVISPGQQTLLGLKTAVVQTTPPRELVANNIPPSTPSPPIQGQSVLSYSPSRSPSTSPKFTMTGYSPQLQGLSSSGSGSYSPGVTYSPSSSYNKVSGYSPSPSSSPYPTTIGPAESSGLRSRFRASPTVYNSPTGKEDYMTDLRTLDNFLRGEEEKQHRVQLGSTDSTSPSSSPTFWNYSRSMGDYAQTLKKFQYQLACRSQAPSANKDETDLGSKQAAEEVWARVTMNRQLLDHMDSWTAKFRNWINETILVPLVQEIDSVSTQMRRMGCPELQIGEASITSLKQAALVKAPLIPTLNTIVQYLDLTPNQEYLFERIKELSQGGCMSSFRWNRGGDFKARKWDTDLPTDSAIIMHVFCTYLDSRLPPHPKYPDGKTFTSQHFVQTPNKPDITNENVFCIYQSNINPPHYELIYQRHVYSLPKDRNNMFHTLLMFLYIIKTKESGMLGRVNLGLSGVNILWIFGK encoded by the exons ATGGAATGTACAA AGCTTGCACTTGCATCTCTCTTCAGCCTGAATGCCTTATTTGATTTCTGGAGGTATTTCAAATACACTGTAGCACCTACAAGTCTGGTCATCAGTCCTGGACAGCAAACACTTTTAGGTTTGAAAACAGCTG TTGTGCAAACCACTCCTCCACGAGAATTGGTGGCAAACAATATCCCTCCTTCCACACCCTCTCCTCCAATACAGGGTCAAAGTGTGCTGAGTTATAGCCCATCTCGCTCTCCCAGTACAAGTCCCAAGTTTACTATGACAGGATATAGCCCTCAGCTTCAAGGTCTGTCATCAAGCGGCAGTGGTTCTTACAGCCCTGGAGTGACCTACTCGCCTAGCAGTAGTTATAATAAG GTGTCTGGTTATAGCCCTTCCCCCAGTTCTTCTCCATACCCTACTACCATTGGTCCAGCAGAGAGCTCTGGCCTGAGATCTCGGTTCCGTGCCTCACCGACTGTCTATAACTCTCCAACTGGCAAAGAAGACTATATGACAGATCTCAGAACCCTGGACAATTTTCTtcgaggggaagaagagaagcaacatAGGGTCCAGCTgg GGAGTACAGATTCTACCTCACCTTCTAGCAGTCCTACTTTCTGGAACTATAGTCGTTCCATGGGTGATTACGCACAGACGCTAAAGAAATTTCAATACCAGCTGGCTTGCAGGTCTCAGGCCCCAAGTGCTAACAAGGATGAAACAGACCTTGGTTCTAAACAGGCTGCAGAAGag GTGTGGGCAAGAGTGACTATGAATCGACAACTTCTTGATCATATGGATTCATGGACTGCCAAGTTTAGAAAT tgGATCAACGAGACAATATTAGTGCCACTTGTTCAGGAAATTGATTCTGTCAGTACACAAATGAGAAGAATGGGCTGCCCAGAGCTACAGATAGGAG aagccAGTATTACTAGCTTGAAACAAGCTGCCCTGGTCAAAGCCCCTCTCATTCCAACCTTGAATACTATAGTGCAATATCTAGACCTTACACCAAACCAGGAATACTTATTTGAAAGGATCAAag AACTCTCCCAAGGTGGTTGTATGAGCTCATTCCGATGGAATAGAGGCGGGGATTTCAAAGCACGAAAATGGGATACAGACCTGCCCACTGATTCTGCT ATTATTATGCATGTATTTTGCACTTACCTTGACTCTAGACTACCTCCACATCCTAAGTATCCTGATGGAAAAACTTTTACTTCTCAGCACTTTGTTCAAACACCAAATAAACCAG ATAttacaaatgaaaatgttttttgcaTCTACCAGAGCAATATTAATCCTCCCCATTATGAGCTAATTTATCAGCGTCATGTCTACAGTCTTCCAAag gaTAGGAATAACATGTTCCATACATTATTGATGTTCTTATACATCATAAAGACCAAAGAGTCAGGAATGCTTGG gaGGGTTAATCTCGGCCTCTCAGGAGTGAATATTTTGTGGATTTTTGGGAAATAG